The genomic interval CCTCAGCGATACGGTTTTGACCGTAAAGATGTCGCTCTTTTTCAGAGTTCGTCTCAAGTGGTCCTCCTGCACACATGGTACATTTATCCATAGCCCCTTTGGCACCAAAAGCGCCATCTCGTGGGAATTGTGGAGCACCAAACGGACATGCGTACAAGCAGTAACCACAACCGATACATTTCTCTTTATCATGAAGAACGATTCCGTCCTCACGAATGTAGAAACAATCAACGGGGCAGACTTGCTCGCATGGTGCGTCCGTACAGTGCATACATGCAATCGAAGT from Sulfurospirillum multivorans DSM 12446 carries:
- the fdh3B gene encoding formate dehydrogenase FDH3 subunit beta codes for the protein MSRMKFFCDDNRCIECFACSVACAEAHELPTGISRRKVITLFDGIEGKEVSTSIACMHCTDAPCEQVCPVDCFYIREDGIVLHDKEKCIGCGYCLYACPFGAPQFPRDGAFGAKGAMDKCTMCAGGPLETNSEKERHLYGQNRIAEGRVPMCAAVCSTNALLVGDAESVSTIYRKRVAGRGKGA